A single region of the Zootoca vivipara chromosome 2, rZooViv1.1, whole genome shotgun sequence genome encodes:
- the LOC118080392 gene encoding cytochrome b-c1 complex subunit 10-like, protein MPDFCVGYERRFLFLVCRSSCGRKHRQKIESASPASRRKGARAGAGRGRMLSKFMGPRYGQLLRIWMPTMSMWGTVGAVGLVWATDWRLFLDYVPWINGKFKKDD, encoded by the coding sequence ATGCCCGACTTCTGCGTGGGCTATGAACGACGCTTTTTGTTTCTAGTTTGTCGCAGCAGCTGCGGCAGAAAGCACCGACAAAAAATAGAAAGCGCTTCTCCTGCTTCCAGGCGGAAAGGCGCAAGAGCCGGGGCGGGGAGAGGAAGGATGCTGAGCAAGTTCATGGGCCCCCGTTACGGGCAGCTTCTGCGCATCTGGATGCCTACGATGAGCATGTGGGGCACGGTGGGAGCCGTGGGACTGGTGTGGGCCACGGACTGGAGGCTGTTCCTCGACTACGTACCTTGGATCAACGGCAAGTTTAAGAAAGACGACTGA